In Pseudophryne corroboree isolate aPseCor3 chromosome 7, aPseCor3.hap2, whole genome shotgun sequence, a single window of DNA contains:
- the LOC134944385 gene encoding taste receptor type 2 member 9-like: MDVKSIRNETRLNPSHLIHLLRGLVNILLQCGLTVEGSLYVICVPVLFIREVYIPLFIINLTMTYCSFWLTAWLCAYYCTTITNFRYGLCVWLQRISSSSLLLLLLLTAGGTFLMGLLCIWNVTFEAELKGSENSTVGTSFISGTFNVNPLYSVITTCLGCCLPFILILYSIILTVSSLLRHVCNMKQSDSGFTRPKLQAHLNAIRTVILILIVFVTFCISEIVLSTSKFSTIPDGKILTSWFIVMFYPAAESIIALQASSKLRKVFVEKVSAVCWRNMKSGN, encoded by the coding sequence ATGGATGTTAAAAGCATTAGAAATGAAACAAGGCTGAACCCATCTCATCTGATCCATCTTCTGCGAGGACTGGTGAACATTCTCCTACAGTGCGGTCTGACAGTAGAGGGATCACTCTATGTCATTTGTGTTCCTGTGCTGTTTATTAGGGAAGTGTATATTCCATTGTTCATAATTAACCTTACAATGACTTACTGCAGCTTCTGGCTGACTGCCTGGCTCTGTGCCTACTACTGTACCACCATCACCAACTTCAGATATGGGCTCTGTGTTTGGTTACAGAGGATCAGCTCATCTTCCCTTCTGCTGCTGCTTCTACTCACAGCTGGTGGGACGTTTCTCATGGGTCTCCTGTGCATATGGAATGTGACATTTGAAGCTGAACTGAAAGGATCTGAGAACAGTACAGTAGGAACCTCTTTCATTAGTGGGACATTTAATGTGAATCCCTTGTATTCAGTAATAACCACCTGTCTAGGCTGCTGTCTGCCCTTTATCCTCATACTCTACTCAATTATACTCACAGTTTCCTCTCTTTTGAGACACGTGTGTAACATGAAGCAGAGTGACTCTGGATTTACTCGTCCTAAACTCCAAGCGCACCTCAATGCTATAAGAACAGTTATCCTGATCCTCATAGTATTTGTAACCTTCTGCATATCTGAGATTGTGTTGTCCACATCTAAATTCAGTACCATCCCGGATGGCAAGATTTTAACCAGCTGGTTCATAGTGATGTTCTATCCAGCAGCTGAGTCCATCATCGCTCTTCAGGCCAGCTCCAAGCTCAGGAAGGTCTTTGTGGAGAAGGTTTCTGCTGTTTGTTGGAGAAACATGAAATCTGGTAATTAG